In Ovis canadensis isolate MfBH-ARS-UI-01 breed Bighorn chromosome 11, ARS-UI_OviCan_v2, whole genome shotgun sequence, the DNA window CTTTTCATAAGCTTTACAGAAATGGGTCCAAATCTCCAAAGACACTTTTCCTGTTCCTGGCCAGGCTAGATGACTCCAGCCTGAGACAGCTGCCCCAGCCATTGATGTCCTGGAGAAGAGACAGACTGGAAGTGACTGCATTAGTCCAAGGCTTAGAAAACAATCCACTCCTGATCCGAAAAGTTGGGATAAGCTGGGAGAGCTGAGGGGGTCTCCACTTCACCCCAGCCAGGTCCCTGCTTGTCCCTGAAGCTTCAGGGCTGCCCCTGGGGAAACTGGGAATGGAAGAGCCCGTGACCCAACCCCAGCTGccagcctccagcctccaggCAGGCAGCTTGTGTTACTCTAGGGCTCTGGTCACCTGTCTCACCCTTCCTATCTTCTTCCCTGTTCCCAGACTGTCAGAGAAAGGGCCTTCCATTCACCATCCTGTATCCCATACATGCTGAGCTCCTGTGTGCaccaggcactggggatacaaaGACATGAAGATGGTCGAATGACTGTCACCCACTATCACTTTCTCCACTAGCAAGCATCTCTCAGTCTCAGCAGAGCCAAGCAGGCCCTTCATCAGAGGCTCCAGAAAAAGCCAGGGAAGGAGAGGCCTTTGGCCAAGGTCACAAAGGTTAGAGGAGAAACTAGAACTTAAAACTATAGTCCTTGGTCCAGAACTTTTACCCCACCAGCTCAAGGATGAAAATGTCTTTGCCTGAGGGAGTGGCCTCCACCCCAGGCCACAGGCCCTGAGAGGCCCAGGTTAAACCCAGGACAATGAGGGGAGTGCCAGAGGAAGACGGAAGGGCAGCAGTCTAGAGTCAGACTGAGTCTGGATTCTGACTCTACCACTTCctgtatgaccttggacaagtcacctaATCTCCGCAAACCTGTGTCCCCATCTGTAGATGGATATTTCACATGGTGGTTGTGAAGCATAAATGAGATTATGCCTGGAGTGTCTGAGCCTTTGAGTTAGATGACCTGGGTTCGAGTCTGGCTTCGTCTCACATCCTGACTGGTAATcactctgagccttagtttccatctgtaaaatggagacccAAGTAGTACTTTATGTGGTTTTGGTAAGGATTGAGTTAATATATGAAAGTGCTTAAGAATACTTTAACTTTAGCCATTTATTActgctgtttattattatttgcagAATTGTATAAAATGTGAGGAGATCAATGCCAGCACGGAGCACAGGTTATTGAGGTTGTTATTGTTCAGACTGTCTTGTTGTCAGCCTCCCCTCAACTCTAAGGAACTCTGCTTCTTCAGGAAGATGTCATCCCCAGCATCCTGCTTCAGCTCCGGGACATGAAGAAGGGGAAAGCAAGCCAGTTCTTTGGGCTAATGGGGAAGCAGGTAGGAGGTGAGTGACAAATGTGGGCGGATGCCCAGGGAGGAAGGCTTCTTGGTGGGTTCTGTTACCCCAAACAGAGGCCCTAACTTAAAGCCCAGGACTCAGCATCCCTTACTCCAGTCTAATAGTGGTCACTCACACCATGGAATGGGACACAGTGCCCATATCAAGTGTTATCCAGTGTTCATTATGCCAGGCAACAGGTACAAACCACTCCAGCATCTGGGGAGTGCAGTGACCCTAAGGGTGGGGACAAACTTTTGCACCCTGCTGGTGCCCTTCCTTCAGTGTTGTGGAGGTCTATGGAGAGAGGTGGTAGAACTTGAGATCTGCCTCTGATGTGAGTAAAGCCAACGGCTAAGCTTTCTGTGAGCTTCTGTTTGGTTCAAGTTGAATTATTAAAATGAATCTATGTTCCCTGAGGGCACGCTCGATGTGAAATCTGTATCCTGGgaggacaaagagaaaaaaagtctgaACAGAGAGCAGTTTTCTTATTgacaactaaatttttaaaagtggtttTGGTGAGGATATGAAAAAACTGGCACTTACATACACTTTAATACACTGTCCATTTGGAGGACATGTTGGCAATATCCATCAAAGCTGGCAACATGCATACCTTCTGACTCATAGGTTCGCTTCAGGAAATCCATCAAATAGAAATGCTATTGCTACAAAAGCCCTGAGGTATTTGTGCCAAGTAGCAAGAATGTGAAAATAACCTAAAAACTATCAATGGGGAGGggggataataaaaatatatatggcctttttttttttggctgtgctgagtcttggtTTCAGCACTTGGACTAGTTGTAGCATGGGCCTAGATAGTTACCCtgtaccatgtgggatcttagttccccaaccagggatcgaccctgagTCCCCTggattggaaggtgaattcttaaccactggaccaccagggaagtctggcaccTCCATAGCCTTTGTGGCCATTGAAATGGATGAGGCAGATCTGTGGAAAGATAAAGATTTCCAAGATATTGGCTAAGTGGAAAAAGCAAGTTATGTAACAATACATAAGATAGGAGcctacatgttttaaaaaatcactgcatacttacacacacacacacatatgaaaacaTAGGGAGAGTTCCAGAAGGATAAATATCAAACTGTCACCAGTGTTTTACATCTAGACTAAGACGTGAAGGCGAGGGAGAGCAAAAGTTAAGGGGTCTTTCACTACACTAACCTCTACCTTACCATTTCACAGTGGGCATTTATTCAGAAACTGCttttgtaactttaaaaaatacatttaaaaatggagaaaaatcttCCTGCTACATGcaccataaaataaaatagagaaaattaacTTGTGACCAAActttggcctcagtttcttctacaAAATGAGTTTTGGACTGGGCCATTTCAGAGGTCTCTTTCAAATCCAGAAACCCAGGAAGCAGGAGGTAGGGGTATatgggaaatatttattgaacattgtGCTCACTTGTGATTAAATCTCATAATATCCCCTTTATCACCAGCAGGGAAACTAAGGTTCACATAGGCTAAATACTTTCCCAAGAATGCCTGACTAGCACCAGGCAAAGACTCCATAGTACGCACACTTCCCACTACCCTAAACTGCCTCCTACCCAGAGTGTACCTTGTGTGGCTGTTACACCAGGACAACAGGGGGTGACCAGAGTCCCTGAAGACCTACCAAAGGCATGGATCCCAAAGAACCATGAGCTGTTTCACctcactgggcccccagggaagcagTGCAAccctcatttcttctctttcccgCAGGAAGACCTCCCATCCAGTCAGAGGCAACAGGCAAGTGTTGTCCACACCTTCCCCCCACATGCTCCCTGGAGAAGACTGAGTTgtcagggaggtgggggggatgCTCTGGCCAGGGTGCACAGGAAGGCATTGTTGAGGGTGGGGCCAGAGTGGTTTgcctgcatgctaggcttcctggtTGTTTCCTTGGAGAGGTGGTCTGTGTGCGCCTAGGGAGCAGCTGCAAGGATGAGGAGATGGCGATGAATCCAGCTCTGCCAAAGGTTCAAAATTACCGTGGGTCTAAAGCCTAGAGTTGAAGAAACCATCAATCCAGAAGGACCTTAAAACTGAAAACCCCAACTCTGTCTTCATGGCCTGGGCATGGCACCTTCCTTGGCATACTGCCCTGCACTGTTCTGCTGGGTCACATGGCTGGTGTCCTCAGAGTAAAAGCCACCCCACGGGCAGGTAAAAGTCTGCCATCTCCTCTGTCCCCACAGTTTCTATTAGAGGCGCTCATGAGGTATTTGTGGAAGGAAGGGCAGAAGGGagggaaaatggaagagaaagaggaagggatcAATGAATGAAGAACCTCAGTTCCTAGAGAAATTACTCTATTCACGAGTCCCCAGTTCTGGCCCTGTCTTTCTTGGTTCCCAAGACAGTCTTCCTCTGCttcactttctccttttcttctctgtctctgcaTCACCAGGGTATCAGCGAGAACCACTGGTCCAGGGGCAAGGAGGAGCAACTACAGAAGGTAGGCGATAGCTTCTCCACCAGCACACACGGGCACATTCTGCTCCCCACTCTCAGGGCCAGCCGAAGCCACAGAGAATGGTGGGTGGTTCTCCAGCCCCTGGAACATTCCCCTTATTCCCTGTTAGAGAGTCTTAGGTATTTTGTCTTCAACAACCTAAATAAAGGGAATATCACTCTGGGAGGGGTTATCAGCTGACGCCTTCTGGCCTGGGCCATAACCACAAAGGTGTTCAAGGGCATGctcaataaataaacaagaagGTAAGTGAATCAGTAGATAAGTGactcaaagtgaagtcgctcagtcgtgtctggctctttgcgacccgtggactgtagcctaccaagttcctctgtccatgggattctccaggcaagaatactggagtgggttgccatttccttctccaggggatcttcctgacccagggatcgaacccaggtctcccacattgcaggcagatgctttaacctctgcaccaccagttCAGTGACTGGGGAGATTCAGAGCTCAAGCTAGAAAGCTCAAGAAAAGGCATGGGGTGACATAGCTGAGCAGAGACACCAAGCTCGTCTGCTTCCTTAATCCTGACTCTCCCCCAAGAGCTGCAGACCTGTGGGCTTCCCTCTCTAGCTTCCTGATAGAACACCTGCGCCTTCCAACAGAGGCTCTTGGGAATCAAGGTGGGAAAGTTCTCTATATTCCCCCGAAAGTTTTTCCCAAGTGTTTGAGCCATTTCATTCAAAGGGCCATGGAAGTCAACCCAGTGCCAACATGGAAATGCACATCCCTCCATGCAAAGTGTTGGCAGGAACCTTAGAAATGATCATTCTTCAGGGATGGAaacaatttgcccaaagtcacacagtgagCTGTTAACAGAGCCAGGACTAAACACTGTCTCCTGCTCCCTAGTCCGGGCACTTCACGGGGCTCTCAGAGGGCCATTGGAATTTTAAGTGCGGGATTACCACTCCCTTTCTTTCGAGAGGATTAATGAGGGTTGGCTCATCCACTCTAGAGGCATTTGTGATTGAAAAACGGAAGCTCTGCCAGATTAACCTGGAATTTGATTGCCGTAAGTAACTACCGCCGGAGAAACCTGAATTGGGCAAATGGAGGGCCTTGAGTGGATGACCAGGGAAGGCCTCCAAGGGTGGAGGAGGCAGACAAGGCTCCCCTAACCACTGCTTATGTGCAGCACTCTTCCCAGGCAGAGGATGAGAACCATGGGTCAGAGTGAGAGCCCCCACCCCACGCCTCCCAGAGGACGAAACCCCTCTCCTTACCTGGACGTGGCAGCCAACCAGCCGACCAAGCCAGCCCTCTGCTCCATGTCTTCTGTGCTCATCATGCGTTCCTCCCACCACGCTGAACTCACTGGGCTCCTCCCAGGACTCTCGTTCTCAAGCAGCAGTCGTGCGTAAATGCACTGTCACCTCTGTAAGCTAGCTAATGACCCCACACACTCTTGGACGTCACTGCGTAGCAGGATGAGTCCCACTGAGCCCTTCCTACCCCGGTTTCCCCAAATCCTGTGCCCATAACACAGCAAAGGTTCAATAAACCAATGAAGAGCAGATGATTTCTTCTCTGGTGCAGGGCAGCAGACAGGGATGGCCTGGGCTCAACATCCAGCCCAAGGGCCTGGCATGTCAGCAGCCAGGAAACCTCTTCCAGAATTGTAAAGGGAAATACTAAATAGCCCTGGTCCCCACCTGAGGTGGGAAAGCAGGCTTGGGACACAGGTAGCCCTTGCCCACCCACCATCACAACCTCAAGGACCCAAATCCATGTGTCCTTGGACTTGGAGAATCGGGGCCCAGGTCCTTCATCAATTCTTGTGTATGAGGTGGCCCCTCAACTGACCACTCTGTTTTGGGGTCAGAGGCAGCTAGTCATTTGAAGAGCTGTAGAGTAAGGAAAAAGGCCACACCTCAGGGAGGTGACGGGACCACTGTCCTGGCCCAGCTGTGGTCCTGGGAGGTGGCTCACTGTGACAGCTCAACATGAAGGAGAGAGGACTGAAGATCTCATTCCCATGTTTGAAGCTGGAGACATCCAAGCTTTGGCTGAAGCCACTGACCATTCAGTAAGTTCCCTCCTTGGGCTGGCATTTTGCTGGGCCCTCAGGTGGgactgggagcagggagggagacTGGAATTTGtccttgaagaactatggaccacAGAGGGCAGAGGCAATGTACTCGCTCAAGGCAACCCCTGCCCTCCAACAACTCTTTTCACACCCACCACGTTCCCTCAAGCTGGTGTCTGCACATGCCATTCTCCTCCCATGCTGGTGAATTCTTACTCAGAGGTCCCAACCTGGCAACTACTTAATCACTCCCTCCACCGAGTTCCCGCAGCACTTTGCACATTCTTCCACTACAGAACTCATATCTGATATAAAATTTAATAGTTTATCTCAACAACAGGGTTTGTCAAGTACACAGACCGCTTCTTAATTGTCTTTACCCCAGTGCCAACAATAGAGCTCAGAGGTCCCTGGAGAGGGTTTTCACGAAGGACTCACATAGAATGCATGGTCCTCAAATGCTCAGCTCTTGACCTGCAGCCGCATGACTAACTGCTCGTTGGCTCAGGTCTACAGACGGCACTGCCGCACACCCTGCTGTGGGCTAGAAACCTGGGAGTGACTCCCCATCCCTCACTGCCCCCTCTAAACACCTCCCCCCTAGTTGGTCATTCTTCCAAATATACCTAAACTCATCCTGCCGCTCTCACTACACTTACTCACAGGAGGTACTATCTTCCCTGGCCTCGGGGGCAGCAGCCTCCTGAACGGGCATCCATGCTTCccaccctactgctctccatccAGAGCAGGACTTTTTAACGTGGTGGGCCTGTCCATCCCCTACTGGCCACAGTTCAGTTCCCTACGTCAACCTGAAATTCTTGTTGGGGCCTTTAAGGCCCTGTGCTCCCTGAtttctcaccccccacccccgcctcagcCACTACCAGACACTCTCTCAGACCCTCTGGCACACCAGAGGCTCACCAGCTTTTGTGATCTGTGCTCAGGCTCTCCCTCTCAGAATGCTGCCCACGCCCCATTTGGCTAACCCAATCATCTGTCAGGTCCCATGATAAAGCAAGCTCCCTTCTCAGTCAGGGCTTCCTGGATAACCAAGCTCAGCTAG includes these proteins:
- the TAC4 gene encoding tachykinin-4; the encoded protein is MLLCVTLLLLLGLSACTVAGDKKLAVDAEVGSWEDVIPSILLQLRDMKKGKASQFFGLMGKQVGGKSGTSIAFVAIEMDEADLWKDKDFQDIG